A window of Perognathus longimembris pacificus isolate PPM17 chromosome 6, ASM2315922v1, whole genome shotgun sequence contains these coding sequences:
- the LOC125352246 gene encoding vacuolar ATPase assembly integral membrane protein Vma21-like, with the protein MDRLDKSALNALQPPEFRNEGSLASTLKTLLFFTALMLTVPIGLYFTSKSYIFEGALGMSNRDSYFYAAIVAVVAVHIVLALFVYVAWNEGSRQWREGKQD; encoded by the coding sequence ATGGACCGTCTTGACAAGTCGGCGCTGAATGCGCTGCAGCCTCCCGAGTTCAGAAATGAAGGCTCGCTAGCATCTACTCTGAAGACACTCCTATTCTTCACAGCTTTAATGCTTACTGTTCCAATTGGGCTGTATTTTACCAGTAAATCATACATATTTGAAGGTGCACTTGGAATGTCCAACAGAGACAGCTATTTTTATGCGGCAATAGTAGCGGTGGTGGCTGTTCACATTGTGCTGGCGCTCTTTGTGTACGTGGCCTGGAATGAAGGCTCACGACAATGGCGTGAAGGCAAACAGGATTAA